One Tautonia rosea genomic window carries:
- a CDS encoding type I polyketide synthase: MRNIAPSHPGLPRILILIPSETGWEGSLVAAGRSGALGVLDLDRLDPLACRSALDRVQRWVDRPFAARIESHNLDPERWPDRLEVVICVGDRLTPWDDVFRTIHQTGRVAVAEVVDRDAARAAREAGADGLIVAGLEAGGRCGSESSFILLQGVLADGPTPCWVRGGIGKHSAAACLGAGASGVILEGAVLLARESPLQDSDRARIARLDGGETLALGPEDGLKIRVDAPPGSSAVARLKAAADEGGLRWLQATIDEVGWSDGQARPIGQDGAFASDLARRGVTIGGIVQIVSQSMGDALAAAATTQPLAPESPTARSLGTRFPIVQGPMTRVSDSARFADAVAEGGALPMLALAMLRGPASVELLNETAQRLAGKAWGVGLLGFVDPALRAEQIEAIRQVRPPFALIAGGRPDQAEELEQIGIQTFLHAPSPGLLGQYLRNGARRFVLEGRECGGHVGPRSSLVLWDQAVALLQEGIDQGWIKDPKEIHVLFAGGVHDARSAAGVATLAGQLSGRGVKVGLLVGTAYLFTKEAVETEAIAPRFQAEAVRCRSTVLLPTGPGHEVRAVPSPFTEQFATERKRLIEAGTAPEAIQDALEALNVGRLRVASKGLDRGPGAGASLQPLSESEQYARGLYMIGQVATLRDRVTTIAELHDQMCVQSTALLDRPTIEPVPKTSPASPSDVAIVGMAAIMPGAQNLHAFWNNTLKGVNAIVEVPSDHWDWRPYYDPDGKAPDKIISKWGGFLPDILFDPLRYGMPPTSLPSIEPAQLLVLEAVSAALDDAGYSDRPFPKDRTAVVLGMGGGAAQLAMGYAFRSYLPMLESIAPEAGRTVRAQAEQFLPEWTEDAFPGFLLNVTAGRVANRFDLGGANYTVDAACGSSLAAASLAVRELETHAADMVILGGADTVQNPFTYLAFSKTHAFSPRGRCRPFDASADGIVISEGVGVVVLKRLADAERDGDRIYAVIKGLGSSSDGRARGLTAPNGDGQTRALARAYAKAGVEPQSVGYVEAHGTGTAVGDVVEVNALAEFLRQDGAAPGSVAVGSVKSMIGHTKCAAGLAGLINASLSLYHKTLPPTIGVERLNPAADLRDGPLRVSSAVRPWLHSDRRHPRRAGVSAFGFGGTNFHAVLEAYEGDPAPRPDPIHEWPAELFVWKADDRDALRKTLDQLARSLDQGSPPILRDLAHTLLRGCPPADRPRPTLAITAGSIEQLRDFLDIARQAIDRGDTSFHDPRGIAFEERPPFLGAKVAFLFPGQGAQRLEMLLDLAIAFDEVRSGYESVDTALFEAGRSPVGPNVFPPPTLDDADRARARLALTATDVAQPAVGAASVGMLRCLDALGIRPDLVAGHSYGELVALHASGSLDVKALAVLSEARGRWMIEAAGTDPGVMTAFACDADQATALIDGLDDVVLANRNGPRQSVVAGGRDAVNRAIELARSCGVRTFDLPVGAAFHSPRVAGARKIMTESSGHMITSSPLIPVYSNLDAQPYPNDPASIAQRLGDHLASPVQFSSMIEAMSHAGAQVFIECGPGAILAPLVKSILGDRPHLAVSCDVPGSPAIPTLLKTLGRLLVAGVAMDGLERLTRRRNAQALDLSRGFDRDKAISASTWLVNGSRARPINGQEPKRLGMALDHLKQGNSSGPILNPSHRPESNGGRTMPQDPIPTHPGNSARNGHPIGNGSGANQVQLQSYEEPIVNDQETSSLGTGSEGVMSRGPFPNTASAIPDARVPSPISVTPSGSERVMESFQETMRLFLQVQRETMRTYLTGRSADTIRTALPEDFGTSEIDQNIQTSGTGHRNRIRHDSGVNRSRSRKAAEQEPTRPNRLAETEFRSATHRSAEEVPIRSDLVPASPSHSSAIPETEIETKDSKDTLPDLAVAQRLVAIVQERTGYPVEMLGMDLDLEADLGIDSIKRVEILGTLRDSIEGLQSLTASRLMDGLTRSKTLGEIVDRVESALAESEGRDQAPNGSQESLDQFKHSANGQLDRGPVGFEAYHSDALSICDAEQPSVSPENPSGGVRLQRMVLESVEAPVENGRSSLTPGGTLLVTEDRGGVARLLADQFGTLGFNVERVGSEWADLTSPTAVTERYNEVRTQGPLTGILHVQPLGNSVSGSCDPIAWFDQLGPQLRGLFLLARAAAEDLERSARLGGSCLIAATAMGGAFGSLGALPDRFFPGQGGISGLVKTLSREWPAVRSRVVDLDPSEDPAILADHLMFEAMHDDGWPEVGYRKRRRIRLRAVERELEEREPVIQIHSGEPILITGGARGITSAVAVELARCWHPTLLLLGTSPRPEGQESAETLGLDGASALKAAILDRARREGRSISPSDLERSYRSLLRAREIRTTIDRLQAEGTTVDYAQVDVRDHESLGRVLNRWKRQYGEPVGLIHGAGVIHDKLLRDKTPESFDHVLGTKIDGALNLARLLRGDSLRFSALFSSVAGRFGNQGQSDYAAANEVLNKFALWLDRQWPGRVVSVNWGPWAGVGMVSELQEHLGRRGLGMIDPGLGCKALVDELRFGRKGDVEVILASDLGGLDAPLERLELVRQGVAR; this comes from the coding sequence ATGAGGAACATCGCCCCGAGCCATCCTGGCCTGCCTCGCATCCTGATCCTGATTCCGAGCGAGACGGGTTGGGAAGGGTCGCTGGTCGCCGCCGGCCGGTCCGGAGCGCTCGGAGTGCTCGACCTCGACCGGCTCGACCCTCTGGCCTGCCGGTCGGCCCTGGACCGCGTTCAACGTTGGGTCGATCGCCCTTTTGCGGCGCGGATCGAGTCGCATAACCTCGATCCGGAGCGCTGGCCCGATCGGCTTGAAGTGGTGATCTGCGTGGGAGACCGATTGACCCCCTGGGACGACGTCTTCCGCACAATTCACCAAACGGGTCGCGTGGCAGTGGCCGAGGTGGTTGACCGAGACGCTGCGCGAGCCGCGAGAGAAGCCGGGGCGGATGGCCTGATCGTGGCGGGCCTTGAAGCGGGAGGGCGTTGCGGTTCGGAGTCGTCATTCATTCTGCTTCAAGGGGTGTTGGCTGACGGCCCCACCCCGTGCTGGGTTCGAGGAGGAATCGGCAAACATTCGGCCGCGGCGTGCCTGGGGGCGGGAGCCTCTGGAGTCATTCTCGAAGGCGCGGTTCTGCTGGCCCGCGAGTCGCCGCTTCAGGACTCGGATCGTGCCCGAATCGCCCGACTTGACGGCGGCGAGACACTGGCCCTCGGGCCCGAAGATGGCCTGAAAATTCGGGTTGATGCCCCACCCGGCAGTTCGGCCGTGGCACGCTTGAAGGCGGCAGCCGACGAGGGAGGACTCCGCTGGCTTCAAGCCACGATCGATGAGGTCGGTTGGTCTGACGGTCAGGCGCGGCCAATCGGCCAGGATGGGGCGTTTGCCTCGGACCTGGCTCGCCGCGGGGTGACGATTGGTGGGATTGTTCAGATCGTGTCGCAGAGTATGGGCGACGCCCTGGCGGCTGCGGCGACGACACAACCGCTTGCTCCCGAATCGCCAACGGCACGGTCGCTGGGAACGCGGTTCCCAATCGTTCAAGGTCCGATGACCCGGGTCAGTGACTCGGCGCGATTTGCCGATGCGGTGGCTGAGGGCGGTGCCCTCCCCATGCTCGCCCTGGCGATGCTTCGAGGGCCGGCATCCGTCGAACTTCTGAACGAGACGGCTCAGCGACTGGCGGGCAAGGCCTGGGGGGTTGGTCTGCTCGGTTTTGTCGACCCAGCGTTGAGGGCTGAGCAAATCGAGGCGATCCGGCAAGTCCGGCCCCCGTTCGCCCTGATTGCTGGAGGTCGACCGGACCAGGCGGAGGAGCTGGAACAGATCGGGATTCAAACGTTTCTGCACGCGCCCTCGCCCGGGCTGCTCGGGCAGTACCTCCGCAACGGGGCCCGGCGATTCGTTCTGGAAGGACGCGAATGTGGTGGGCATGTCGGGCCCAGATCGAGCCTCGTACTCTGGGATCAAGCGGTCGCGCTTCTCCAGGAAGGCATCGATCAGGGGTGGATCAAGGATCCGAAAGAAATTCATGTGCTCTTTGCTGGAGGTGTTCATGATGCTCGATCGGCAGCGGGAGTGGCGACGCTAGCCGGGCAGCTTTCCGGTCGAGGTGTTAAGGTTGGATTACTCGTTGGAACTGCTTACCTGTTCACAAAGGAGGCGGTGGAGACCGAAGCCATTGCGCCAAGGTTTCAGGCCGAGGCAGTTCGTTGCCGATCGACCGTTTTGCTGCCAACCGGCCCTGGCCACGAGGTGAGGGCGGTACCGTCGCCGTTCACAGAACAATTTGCGACCGAGCGAAAACGCTTGATCGAGGCAGGGACCGCTCCCGAGGCGATCCAGGATGCGTTGGAAGCCTTGAATGTCGGACGCTTGAGAGTGGCGAGCAAAGGATTGGATCGAGGACCGGGTGCGGGGGCCTCACTCCAACCGTTGAGTGAGTCGGAGCAGTATGCCCGCGGGCTCTACATGATTGGCCAGGTTGCCACGTTGCGCGATCGTGTGACAACGATTGCCGAGTTGCACGATCAGATGTGTGTGCAAAGCACTGCACTCCTGGATCGGCCGACCATCGAGCCGGTACCGAAGACTTCGCCAGCCTCTCCTTCGGATGTGGCCATTGTCGGCATGGCTGCGATCATGCCGGGTGCCCAGAATCTGCACGCGTTTTGGAACAATACACTCAAGGGTGTGAATGCAATCGTCGAAGTTCCCTCGGATCATTGGGATTGGCGGCCATACTATGATCCGGATGGGAAAGCGCCCGACAAGATCATTTCGAAGTGGGGCGGTTTTTTGCCCGACATCCTTTTCGACCCACTGCGTTACGGCATGCCGCCGACGAGTCTTCCGTCCATCGAACCGGCTCAATTGCTTGTCCTCGAAGCAGTGAGCGCCGCTTTGGATGACGCGGGCTACTCCGATCGGCCGTTTCCGAAGGACCGGACCGCCGTGGTCCTTGGCATGGGAGGAGGCGCGGCTCAGCTTGCGATGGGATATGCGTTCCGATCATATCTGCCGATGCTGGAATCGATCGCTCCCGAGGCAGGTCGAACTGTACGAGCGCAGGCCGAGCAATTCTTGCCCGAATGGACAGAAGACGCCTTCCCCGGCTTTCTGTTGAATGTGACCGCTGGCCGCGTCGCAAACCGGTTTGATCTGGGGGGAGCAAATTACACGGTCGATGCTGCGTGCGGATCATCTCTGGCGGCGGCGAGCCTGGCGGTTCGCGAGCTGGAGACGCACGCGGCCGATATGGTGATCCTTGGAGGAGCTGACACGGTTCAAAATCCGTTCACCTATCTCGCTTTCAGCAAAACACACGCGTTTTCGCCTCGGGGGCGCTGTCGGCCGTTCGACGCCTCGGCCGATGGAATCGTGATCAGCGAGGGGGTCGGTGTCGTTGTTCTAAAACGGCTTGCCGATGCCGAGCGCGATGGAGACCGGATCTATGCCGTCATCAAGGGACTAGGAAGTTCCAGCGACGGCCGAGCCCGTGGCCTGACGGCTCCCAATGGCGATGGTCAGACCCGAGCACTGGCAAGAGCCTATGCCAAGGCGGGAGTGGAACCGCAAAGTGTTGGATATGTGGAGGCACACGGGACCGGGACGGCGGTGGGGGACGTGGTCGAGGTGAACGCGCTGGCCGAGTTTCTTCGACAGGATGGTGCGGCGCCGGGCTCCGTTGCCGTGGGCTCGGTCAAGTCGATGATTGGTCATACGAAATGCGCGGCGGGCCTGGCCGGACTCATCAACGCATCACTTTCATTGTATCACAAAACGCTTCCTCCGACCATTGGGGTGGAAAGGCTCAATCCCGCAGCCGACCTGAGGGATGGCCCTCTTCGCGTCTCCTCCGCAGTCCGTCCCTGGCTGCATTCAGACCGGCGGCATCCGAGGCGGGCTGGGGTCAGTGCGTTCGGATTCGGGGGCACGAATTTTCACGCGGTGCTTGAAGCATACGAGGGTGACCCGGCCCCTCGGCCCGATCCGATCCACGAGTGGCCCGCCGAACTGTTTGTCTGGAAAGCCGACGACCGAGACGCATTGCGCAAGACCCTGGACCAACTTGCTCGCTCGTTGGATCAGGGGTCTCCCCCAATCCTCAGAGACCTCGCTCATACGCTCCTTCGTGGTTGTCCTCCCGCAGACCGGCCGCGACCGACACTTGCGATCACTGCGGGCTCAATCGAGCAGTTGCGAGACTTTCTCGATATCGCTCGCCAGGCGATTGATCGGGGCGACACATCCTTTCACGATCCTCGTGGGATCGCGTTCGAGGAACGGCCGCCGTTTCTGGGAGCAAAGGTTGCCTTTCTCTTTCCGGGTCAGGGAGCGCAGCGCCTGGAGATGCTGCTCGACCTGGCGATTGCCTTTGATGAAGTTCGAAGCGGATACGAGAGCGTTGATACAGCCCTGTTTGAGGCAGGACGCTCTCCGGTCGGGCCGAACGTCTTCCCTCCGCCGACCTTAGACGATGCCGATCGGGCTCGAGCCCGTCTGGCTCTCACGGCAACCGATGTGGCTCAACCGGCCGTGGGCGCAGCATCCGTCGGAATGCTCCGCTGCCTCGACGCACTGGGGATTCGTCCCGATCTGGTCGCGGGGCACAGCTACGGAGAACTCGTCGCCTTGCATGCGAGCGGGTCGCTCGATGTGAAGGCCCTTGCGGTGCTTTCCGAGGCTCGTGGACGATGGATGATTGAGGCGGCAGGGACCGATCCGGGCGTGATGACCGCCTTTGCCTGTGATGCCGACCAGGCCACTGCCTTGATCGACGGTCTCGACGATGTGGTGCTTGCCAACCGGAATGGGCCGAGACAATCCGTCGTTGCCGGAGGCCGCGATGCCGTCAACCGAGCGATTGAGCTCGCCCGGTCGTGTGGTGTTCGCACGTTCGATTTGCCGGTTGGGGCAGCCTTCCACTCTCCCCGAGTTGCGGGAGCCCGCAAGATCATGACCGAATCCTCGGGCCACATGATCACGTCCTCTCCGTTAATACCTGTGTATTCAAATCTGGATGCTCAGCCCTATCCAAACGATCCAGCAAGCATCGCGCAACGACTCGGAGATCATCTCGCATCCCCCGTCCAATTTTCGAGCATGATCGAGGCAATGAGCCATGCCGGAGCGCAGGTGTTCATTGAGTGTGGACCAGGAGCCATTCTGGCACCCCTGGTGAAGTCGATTCTCGGAGATCGGCCGCACCTGGCCGTATCTTGCGATGTCCCGGGGAGTCCCGCAATCCCGACTCTCTTGAAAACGCTGGGGCGATTGCTCGTTGCCGGTGTCGCAATGGACGGATTAGAGCGTCTGACCCGTCGCCGAAACGCTCAAGCCCTGGATCTCAGTCGTGGGTTTGACCGAGACAAAGCGATTTCGGCCTCCACCTGGCTAGTTAATGGAAGTCGCGCGCGACCCATCAACGGGCAAGAACCAAAGCGGTTGGGCATGGCCCTTGACCATTTGAAGCAAGGGAATTCATCCGGTCCAATCTTGAATCCGTCCCATCGCCCAGAGTCGAATGGGGGAAGAACCATGCCGCAGGACCCGATTCCCACCCATCCCGGAAACTCAGCTCGAAATGGACACCCAATTGGAAATGGGAGTGGAGCAAATCAGGTTCAATTACAGAGTTATGAAGAACCAATTGTGAACGATCAAGAGACTTCGTCTCTGGGTACGGGAAGCGAGGGCGTGATGAGTCGAGGCCCCTTTCCCAACACTGCGAGTGCTATACCCGACGCTCGTGTACCTTCGCCAATCTCGGTCACTCCGTCCGGGTCCGAGCGAGTCATGGAATCGTTTCAGGAAACGATGCGGCTCTTTCTGCAAGTGCAGCGAGAGACCATGCGGACCTATCTTACGGGGCGATCTGCCGACACGATTCGCACTGCCCTTCCAGAGGATTTTGGCACCTCGGAGATTGATCAGAACATACAGACGTCAGGTACGGGGCATCGCAATCGAATTCGTCATGATTCAGGAGTCAACAGGAGTCGTTCGAGGAAGGCCGCTGAGCAGGAACCCACTCGGCCGAACCGGCTTGCGGAGACCGAATTCCGCTCGGCGACGCATCGGAGTGCTGAGGAAGTGCCAATCCGCTCGGACCTGGTCCCAGCCTCGCCCAGCCATTCGTCAGCAATTCCTGAAACAGAGATCGAGACGAAGGATTCGAAGGATACCTTGCCCGACCTTGCGGTGGCACAACGACTGGTGGCGATTGTTCAGGAACGCACAGGTTACCCGGTGGAAATGCTCGGGATGGATCTGGACCTGGAAGCGGATCTGGGAATCGACTCGATCAAACGTGTCGAAATTCTGGGAACGTTACGTGATTCGATCGAGGGGCTCCAGTCGCTCACTGCTTCCCGTTTGATGGATGGACTGACCAGATCAAAAACACTGGGAGAGATTGTCGATCGCGTCGAATCGGCGCTCGCGGAATCCGAAGGACGTGATCAAGCCCCAAACGGAAGCCAGGAGTCGCTCGATCAATTCAAACACAGCGCAAACGGGCAACTGGATCGAGGCCCAGTTGGTTTCGAGGCCTACCATTCGGACGCCTTGTCGATTTGCGACGCTGAGCAACCGTCCGTGAGTCCGGAGAATCCATCTGGCGGAGTACGACTGCAACGGATGGTCCTGGAATCCGTGGAAGCACCTGTCGAGAACGGACGATCTTCCCTGACACCAGGGGGCACGCTCTTGGTGACCGAAGATCGGGGAGGTGTGGCTCGTTTACTCGCCGATCAGTTCGGTACCCTCGGATTCAATGTGGAACGAGTCGGGTCAGAATGGGCGGATCTGACGTCGCCGACGGCCGTGACGGAACGGTACAACGAAGTTCGCACCCAGGGTCCACTTACTGGAATACTCCATGTGCAACCCCTTGGGAATTCGGTTTCGGGTTCTTGCGATCCGATTGCGTGGTTCGATCAACTCGGACCTCAATTGCGTGGCTTGTTTTTGTTGGCTCGTGCCGCCGCAGAGGATCTGGAGCGTTCGGCTCGTCTCGGGGGATCATGTTTGATTGCCGCGACGGCGATGGGAGGTGCCTTTGGTTCCCTGGGAGCGCTTCCGGACCGGTTCTTCCCAGGTCAGGGCGGCATCTCCGGTTTGGTGAAAACCCTAAGCAGGGAATGGCCTGCAGTTCGGTCGAGAGTCGTTGATCTGGACCCGTCTGAGGATCCGGCAATCCTTGCCGATCATCTGATGTTCGAGGCAATGCACGACGATGGGTGGCCTGAAGTCGGCTATCGGAAACGTCGTCGCATTCGGCTTCGAGCGGTGGAGCGAGAACTCGAGGAACGAGAGCCCGTGATTCAGATTCACTCGGGCGAACCGATTTTGATTACGGGAGGGGCTCGAGGAATCACCTCTGCCGTTGCGGTTGAGTTGGCTCGATGTTGGCACCCGACCCTCCTTCTTCTCGGCACAAGCCCAAGACCCGAGGGGCAGGAATCCGCAGAAACCTTGGGGCTTGACGGTGCGTCGGCCTTGAAGGCTGCGATACTGGATCGAGCACGACGGGAAGGCCGTTCGATCAGTCCTTCAGATCTGGAGCGATCGTATCGGTCACTTCTACGTGCCCGCGAGATTCGCACCACCATCGATCGCCTTCAAGCCGAGGGAACGACGGTCGATTACGCCCAGGTGGATGTGCGCGATCACGAGTCTCTGGGGCGTGTGCTGAACCGATGGAAACGGCAATACGGTGAGCCAGTTGGGTTGATTCACGGGGCCGGCGTTATTCATGACAAGTTACTTCGAGATAAAACTCCCGAATCGTTTGACCATGTTCTGGGGACCAAAATTGACGGTGCGTTGAATCTTGCCCGGTTGTTGAGAGGCGATTCGCTTCGATTCTCTGCACTCTTCTCTTCGGTCGCGGGTCGATTCGGCAATCAGGGACAGTCCGACTACGCCGCAGCAAATGAAGTTTTGAACAAATTCGCACTTTGGCTCGATCGTCAGTGGCCGGGTCGGGTTGTTTCGGTCAACTGGGGGCCGTGGGCCGGAGTCGGAATGGTTTCCGAACTGCAGGAGCACCTGGGCCGTCGGGGTCTCGGCATGATCGATCCGGGACTTGGATGCAAGGCACTTGTCGATGAGCTTCGGTTCGGCCGTAAGGGGGATGTTGAAGTCATTCTTGCATCAGACCTCGGTGGGCTTGATGCTCCTCTCGAGCGATTGGAGTTAGTTCGGCAGGGAGTCGCGCGATGA